A part of Chloroflexota bacterium genomic DNA contains:
- a CDS encoding methylmalonyl-CoA mutase, producing MEERKVRFVLAKLGLDDHSRPLYVLSQGLRDAGMEVIYLGLFQTPERVVKAAIAEDADAIGLSFHTMHYIGWVGETINLLKENKAEDVCLFVGGVIPADDKLLLEKIGVDEVFRPGTPIEVITSHIKEIVKKRRWHVAPKR from the coding sequence ATGGAAGAGCGAAAGGTAAGATTTGTGTTAGCTAAACTTGGTCTCGATGACCACAGCAGACCTCTGTATGTGCTTTCCCAGGGGCTCCGAGACGCTGGCATGGAAGTAATATACTTGGGTCTGTTTCAGACGCCTGAGCGAGTGGTAAAAGCGGCAATCGCTGAGGATGCTGATGCTATCGGCTTGAGCTTCCATACCATGCATTATATCGGCTGGGTTGGCGAGACGATAAATTTACTCAAGGAAAACAAGGCAGAGGATGTTTGTCTTTTTGTCGGTGGCGTCATCCCCGCAGATGACAAGCTTCTTCTTGAGAAAATCGGGGTGGATGAGGTATTTCGGCCAGGTACTCCTATAGAAGTGATAACTAGCCATATCAAAGAGATAGTTAAGAAGAGAAGATGGCATGTAGCTCCTAAAAGGTAG